CCACGTCATCCAAAAATCTAATTCGCTAAAACTCTATGGATGCTATAGAAAAAGCTGTTGGGTTATCAGAGGCGCACTTCTCATAACTCATTTAGCTATTGCAATACAAAAAACCCCCAAACAACATGCTTGAGGGCTGGAGTTCCTGAAAATCGTCACTTCGCCCATCCTACAAGCTTGATCCCGAACAGCAAGGGGGGTATGACCCATCACTAGCCGATTTTAGAGGACGTTTCCGTTTGGGAGAGGCGATCGCAGTTGCAAAACCAAAGAGTTGGCAGAATGTGACTACCGCTTCTCAATGGGCACATAGGGAGCTTCGTGAGTCCCGGTATAGATCTGGGTGGGGCGGAAAATGCGGTTTTCGGCGAGTTGTTCTTTCCAGTGGGCCAGCCAACCAGCCACCCGCGAGATGGCAAAGACAGGCGTAAACAAATCGGTGGGAATGCCCAATTTGCTGTAGACCAGACCAGAGTAGAAATCTACGTTAGGATAAATTCCCTTGTGGGCCAATTTTTCTGCTACAGCCTGCTCTAGCTCGATCGCAATATCGTAGTACTTATCTCGGCCAAACTTCTCGAATAGCTGTTCGGCCAGATTTTGCAAGATGGTGGCTCTGGGGTCTTTGACTTTGTAGACACGGTGCCCAAAGCCCATAATTTTCGCTTTGCGCTCCAACAGGTCATCTAGGTAAGGGCGGACATTAGCAACAGAGCCAATCCCTTCCAGCATCGCCACCACTTCTTCGTTCGCGCCCCCGTGGAGCGGGCCAGCCAAGGTGCCAACAGCTGAAGCAATCACGGCATAGGGGTCAGTCAGGGTCGAGGCTGTGACCATTGCCGAAAAAGTCGAAGCATTGATCGTGTGCTCGGCATGTAGCGTCAGGCAAACATCAAAGACTCGTGCGGCTAAAGGGTCTGGTTCTTGCTCATTCAGCATGTACAAGAAGTTAGCAGCATAGCCCAAATCATCTCTGGGCTGGACTGGGTCGTTGCCTTTGCGAATCAGTTGGAATGCCGCTACCATGGTTGGAATTTTGGCGAGCAAACGCACCGCTGCCGCACGAATATAAGCGGGGTTGTGCAGATCCCGGCGAGAGTAGAACAGACCCAGCGCGGCGGCTGAAGCTTGCAGCGCATCCATAGGGTGCCCGCTTTCTGGGAAGCATTTCATCATGTCCCGCACACGGAATTTTACGCGGCGGTGGTACTGAATTTCATCTTGAAAGGCAGTGAGTTCTGCTTGGGTCGGCAATTCGCCCCAAATCAGTAAATAGGCAGTTTCCAGGAAGGTACTCTTTTCTGCGAGTTCTTCAATCCGGATACCGCGATATTCCAGAACACCGCGCTGACCATCAACGTAGCTAATACTGGATTGGGTGGCAGGAATATTCTCTAGACCTGGCCGATACTCGCAGATAGACATGGCTCTACCGTCCGGTTGCTTAAGACATACTGAGGCTATATGACGACGGGGTGCAGGGGTGAAACTCCTGCGTAGGGGCACCGCCCCCACCCCCTTGTTCACAAACAGGTTGTGAACCCTATATCTAGGCTAACTTACCAGAAAACTGCTAGGGAAGTGTTATAGCAAGAACTTCGGTGGGCTGAGCCAAAATAGAGAACTATTTGCGATCGCCTGACCCGATCCTGGGATTGTTAGCCCAATCACTCCAGCTTTTTTTAATACCAAACCATCCCGCGCTTGTCCCCAAACCAGGGTTTCTACCCAGTTGCCCAGATCTGGCTGATGCCCCACGATCGCTAAACGAGCATTAGGGTGCGATCGCTGCCACTCATCAAACCAGATTAACCAAGCCTCTAAACTGCCATTGGGCGCTAAATAGTCTGATACTTCTAGCTGAGAACTTAAGCCCTCAGATTGCAAGATTTCTGCTGTCTGATGTGCCCGGACTAGAGGACTTGTGAGAATTAAGTCAAATTGCAGCTTGAGTTCAACCAAGCGCTTGGCAACCTGACGAGTTTTGCGACGACCCTCCTCGGTGAGAGGGCGATCGTCATCGTGAGCATAAGTACCCCGCTCTGCCGCAATGCCGTGACGGATGAAGTAGAGATCAGACATCGCAACTCCTTGCTAAAAGCAATCTAACCCCAGCCCCTTCCCCAAGCTAAATTCAAAGCCCCTCTTTTGTAGGAGAGGGGTTTGGGGAGAGGTCAACAGCCTAAGCGAGCTAAATAAACGTATCTTCCGGGTTCACCAGTCGCAGCAGCTTTTGCTTGATTTGGGCATCAAAGACTTCCCATTTCATCTTGGCGTACTCAGCATTCTCGTTGAAGCCAGAGAGAAATCCCATCGGAATTTCAAACCCGCCTGCGGTGAAGCGACCGCCACCAAAAAAACGGCCTTGGGCATCTTGACCAAAGGCTTCCTTAATAAACTCGTCCGGGTCGAGAGTAATCTTGCTAGTTCGCAAGGAGCCAATCACGACTTCGAGTTCTTCGTCCTCATCATGCACAATGCCATAAACTACAGCCGTATGGACGTTTTCTTCTGTGACCAAAAAGTCTGCGGCTTGCGGAATGGCATCGCGATCGTCGTAGCGTAAGTAACCCACCCCAGCGATCGAGAAGTTGTTTTGCACAATCCGGTTGCGCAGCGATCGCTCAATCACGTCCATCACCCGTTTAGAACGAGCGGACTGAAGGACTGCGTTGAGCAACTGGGTGTCGTAGAACCGACTCAAATAGGCAGCAGCGAGAAAGTCTTCCTCTTGCGCCTGCATCAGAGTATTAGTGTCAGAGCGCAGACCATGCATTAAGGCAGTGGCACACTTCACATGCTGGCTAATGCTGCTATCTAAAGTTAGTAAGCCTGCTTGGAGATAGTGAGCGCAAATGGTGGCAGTGGCACGGGTATGAGGGCGAATGTCGCAGAATTCTGGATTGAGTCCACCCTGCATACTATGGTGGTCGATCACCACAGTGACTGGGATGCCTGCTTGCTGCACTAAGCTGAGAAGTTGGCTGGTGGTGCCTTGGTTGTCAATCAGGGCACAGCCTTGATAAGCCGATAAATCTTTAGTCCTGGTACTTTGCGCCGTCCAGCGCTGTACAGGCAGATTGGTGAGCTTGACCAAGGCAATGTTTTCTTGGTGGCTAAGGGTGCCAGCGTAAACAATTTCACACTGGATGTTGTACTGTTCTGCAATCAGCTTGTAGGCCCAGGCAGAAGACAAGGCATCTGGATCTGGAAAATCTTGCAGAATAATCAGTTGTCGCTCGCCTTGGTGGCGTTCTAAAGTTTGGCGGAGCGCTTCTACTTTCTGGTCAGGTTTGGAGTCAAATGAGCGGTGAACTTGGCGATCGCTGACATTTGGAGTAGATCGAACCTCTGGATACTCAACCACTGGATGTTCAACAGACTTAGCTTCCACGATAGGTTCTGCCGCTGATTCTGAGTTTAAAACTAAACTGTTGCGAGCCCTAAGCGAATTAGATGGCATACTGGCACAAAGTTGGGGTTAGAAGTCTCGTCTCCCAATCGCAGCAAGGCTAGCTTGGCAAGAATCAGCGATTGAGCCGTCGATCTGTACATTCTGATCTTCGCAAAAAACTCGCAGAACGACATACTACCCGCAGAGTACCTACGAAGCGGTAGATAGCGCCAGCATCCCACTTTACCTCTCAGGCGCTAAAAACACCAATTAAAAACCCCGTGCTTGCCTAAACACGGGGGTCAGATACCAATTACATATTTGCGCCATTCCTGATGCCCGCCGTTTTTGACGTGCTTTGTGACTTCAAAGTAGAGGCCACTATGAGGTTTGCGCGGTGGATACTCTAGCGGCATGTTGGCTTCTTTCGGAGTGCGGTTGCCTTTTTTGACATTACAGCGAACACAAGCAGTCACAATATTTTCCCAGCTATCACCGCCGCCTCGCGATCGCGGGATGACATGATCGAGGGTCAGGTCGTCGCCGCTGTAGCCACAGTATTGACAAGAGTGACTATCTCGGTGGAGGATATTTCGTCGGGTGAGTGGAATTTCCTTATAAGGAACCCGGACATAATGCCGCAGCCGAATCACCGTTGGCAGTGGAAAATCAGAGTAGACACATTTGCCGTTGTGTTCTACCTGTTCTGCTTTGCCTTTGAGAAGTAAAACGATCGCCCGTCGCCAGCTCGTAATGTTGAGTGGTTCGTAGGAGGCGTTTAGCACCAGAACCTTGCTCATTGATGGTTGACAGAGAGAATATTTTTACAGATAGTAACACAGCTAACATCTGCTCTGCCGCACCTAGAAGGGAGTTAAGCCTAGCTAGGCCGCTTCAATCTCAGAAACAGCTTTTCTTCCCATTAGAAGATAAGTTTTCATGGCTCCCCTGCCCTTGATCGGAATTTCGCCCCGCTCGATAAACAAGTACTTGTCTTTGAGGCATTGGTAGGTGCTGGCTGTCACCTGAATGCAACCCGCTATCCCTTCCGATTCCATCCGACTCGCAATGTTGACGGTGTCGCCCCAGAGGTCGTAGATAAACTTCTTGATCCCGATCACCCCAGCTACCACGGGGCCTGTATTGATGCCAATCCGAATCGGAAAGATTTCTTCTTGCTCTAAGTTGAGTTGGGCGATCGCGGTCTGCATATCCAAGGCCATTTCAGCCATCGCCTCAGCATGGTCTTGGCGAGGCAGAGGCACCCCCCCAACTGCCATATAGGCATCACCAATGGTTTTGATTTTCTCTAGGCCGTGGCGTTCGGCTAAGCGGTCAAAGGCAGAGAAAATTTGGTTGAGCAAATTGACCAGCTCGGTGGGCGACATGCGAGCCGCCAGTTGCGTAAAGTTGACGATGTCAGCAAAGAGCACCGTCACGGATGGGAAGCTATCCGCGATCGCGCCAGGACTTTGCTTGAGTTTTTCGGCGATCGCTTGGGGCAGAATATTGAGCAATAATTCTTCGCTTTTGGCCTGCTGCAACCGCAAAGCAGATTCAAACCGCTTGCGATCGGTGATGTCGGCCACAGTGCCTTCATAGTAGAGAAGTTGCCCTTTGGCATCATGCACCGCCCGTGCGGTTTCAGAAATCCAAATCTGGTTGCCATCTCGCCGAATCACCTCTGATTCAAAGCGAGATACCACTCCCTCTGCTTCTAAAGCCAGGATGAATTCGCTGCGGCGATCAGGTTCTATATAAAGCTGCTCAGCATTGGTCAGATTGGCGATCAAATCCTCAGGGCTACTGTAACCGTAAATTTTAGCCAGAGCGGGGTTGGCACTGAGGTAACTGCCGTTGGGTGCCGTTTGGAAAATCCCTTCCAATGAGTTCTCAAAAATACTACGATATTTCTCTTCAGCGAGGCGTAACGCTTCTTCCGCTCGTTTCCGTTGCATCACCGAGCCTAGCTGTGTGGCTACCGCTGACACCAGTTCGACTAAGCTTCGATCTTCTTCTCTCGCCTCAAACATAAAAAAGACCAGGATAGCTAGCACCTCACTATCTGCGGTAATCGGTACCCCAAACCCTGCCCTCAGACCTACCTCAAGCGCAATATGCACTCTCATAAAGTGGTGATGTGCTTCCTGGGAGACATCCTGAATCCACTCTGGTTCCTTAGAGAGCCAGACTCGGCCTGGGAGGCCCGTTCCCAAGGGAAACGTAAAGGCTTCGCTTAAATACCGAAAATCCTCCATCACAGCAGAGTTGCTATACCAAGCTGGGCTGAGTTCTAACCCTGCTCGTTCTGGGGTCAAGACCCAAGCTTCTCCATAATCCCAATCGGTCGCTTCACAAACTTTAGTCAGAGCCACTTTGAGAGCGGTGGCAAAATCTTCAGCTTCACTAATCGCTTGAGTGACGTTTTGCAGCAATTGGACGGCTGTAGCTGCCTGCTTACGTTTGGTGATGTCGTAGAGAGTGCCGGATACCCCTAAAACCCGACCCTTGGCATCTAAGGTGAGTTGGGATTCTAATTCCATCCAGCACAGCTTGCTGTCTTTGCTCACAAGCCGTACTTCAGCTCGGTAATCGGTTGCCTCTTGGGTCATCAAGCGCTGAAATTGCTGCCGATGATGAGGTCGATCTTCTGGGTGAATGTAGCTGAGAAAAGGTTTGCCTAGGCTTTCCTCTAAAGCAAACCCAGTAATTTTGTCCCAGGCAGGGTTGAGAAACTGCCAAAGCCCTGCCCCATCAATTTGAAAAATGACTTCTTTAACGTGATCGACGACCGACCGATAGCTCTCCTGGCTGTGGCGGAGCTGTCGTTGAGATTTTCCTAATGCTTCTAGCATTTGATTGATCGCCGCACCCAGACTAGATAGCTCATCTGAACCCAGGGCCGCTACTCGCAGCGAGAAATCTCCACAGGTGGTAATTTTGCTAACTTCTCGAATCAGGTGAGCGAGTCGTCGCAGTACGAGCCGCTCTAGAAGCAACAGTGTGCCACTGCCAAACCCTAAACCAATCACGAGCAACGTTAAAAACAAATAGCGCTGACTGGCTTGCCCTTGCTGATAAATTCGTCTCGGTAGCTCTACGCGCAAGAGCACTGCTGGTTTTCCATTTAGGTCGTTGATTAAGGTGTAGCCTGCGATCGCTTCTCGGTTGAGGGGGTGGACAAAAATGCGATCGCTTTCACTTGCCGTCCGAGAGATTATTGGAGGGGCTGGAGAGGCTATTTGAGATCTTGGCTGGAATTGACGAGTTAAATGAGTTTTCGCGGCAACGAAGTCGAGAGGCAACTGCGGGTCATCAATGCGGTAAACCGAGAGTGCTAAGTGGGTGATGCTGGCAAGACGCTCAACTGTAGTGCTATCTAAATAGCGCCCCATCAGTAAAGTACCTTGAGCAGGCCCTTTGCCTTCTCCGGTCAAAATTAAACTGGAGGCCACCAACATTGGGCCTTCTGGCAACAACACGACTCCTGCTAGCTGATTAGTGGAGCTAGGCGGTTGTAGTAGGGAAGGGTGATTGGCTAGATAAGCTTGAATGCTAGGAGGAATTTCTTTTAGTTGCTGAGTTTGAGAGTCGAAACTTTTGCCAAAAATGGGTTTGCCGGAGGGCTGAGCGTAAAGCATCAGATTGATTTTGAGCCGAGCGATCGTTGCTGTGTTCAGGTTGGTTGTGCGGTAAGTACTGTTACCGTCCTGAATAAACTCATAGGTATCGTTCCACTCGGCCCAGTCATGAACAGTGAAATTTAGTTTGGCAATTTCTTCAGAAAAAGCATCGCTGGCTCGCTCGACGTTGCGTTGAGTGTCTTCTGCTTCTAACTTGGCAAAACTACTCAACAAAATAGTGGATGAGCTGGTATAGAAGACTCCCACGAGGCCAAGCAGCGCCACGCTGATCATCAGTAAAGTTCTCTGGCGCAGTTTCATTGAATTCACTCCGCAGAATTCTGTAACGTTGACGCCTGCATCAGACTCTTCTCCACTTCAGACCCTGTAGTCTCTGATACTTTCTAGCGGTAGGTTGCAACTCAACCATCATTTTGCTTGCTTTCCTGGCGAAGCCCGAAGAATCCAATCGTACGTTTATCCTTCTCTCTAAATCAACATCCTAAATGCGGGTTCGTCTCAGTAAAAATGCTGGACTTGTTGATAGTTTCTTTAACCAAGGGACGCTAACTAAAGGTTGCCACTAAAGAGCATTGTTTGTGCCTACAAATTGGCGTTGGTGATCTCTGGATCATTCACGCAAACTTGTGACAATCCGGCGCACTGGTTAAACTGCTGGTAAATTTTATCAACCAGGCTGGACTCCCAACCCTAGACGGGTGCAAGAGTCCTAGGCCCAGAAGCGACTCTGCGATTAGAGTATGGGTCGCCGAGCGAGATCTGGGAGCTTTAGTTGGGGGCTTCGGTGTTGAAGTGGTGTGAGTGGAAGGAGGGAAGGAATATGTTGGGCTGGGAGCCAAGTTTAAGGACTACATCTTTACAGCGTGAGGTGCCTAGAGAACCTCTGTGTGAGCGGGCTTGGGTAGAAGTCGATTTGAATGCCTTGGCACATAATATTCGGCAGATCAAGGGGTTGCTAGCGCCTAAAACGTCACTCATGGCAGTGGTGAAAGCAGATGCCTATGGTCATGGAGCTGTCACTGTGGCCGAGACGGTGCTGCAACATGGCGCGACTTGGCTAGGAGTCGCAACCATTCCTGAAGGCATTGCGCTCCGAGAGGCAGGCATTGCTGCGCCGATTTTGGTGTTGGGGGCAACCTATACGCCAGAGCAAATCCGGGCGATCGCTCATTGGCAACTCCAGCCCACGCTGGGCAGTCCTAAGCAGGCGTTAGTGTTCTCAGAAACGCTGAGTGACATGTCTCAGCCTCCTTTGTTACCTGTCCATATCAAGCTGGATACAGGCATGTCTCGCCTAGGTACGCCTTGGCAACAAGCAATCGCGTTTGTGCAGTTAGTAGAACGTTTGCCACATTTGAAAATTGCCAGCATTTACTCCCATCTAGCGACTGCCGACAGCCCTGACCCCACGATCATGCGGTTGCAACAAGAACGATTTGAAGCGGCGATCGCCCAACTGCAAGCCACAGGAATAGCGTTGCCTCGGCTGCATTTAGCCAACTCAGCAGCGACTCTGACGGATGCAAATTTACATTACGACTTGGTGCGGGTCGGCCTAGCAATGTATGGTCTCTATCCTGCTCCCCACTTGCAACCAGTGGTAGACCTGAAGCCAGCCCTGCAAGTTAAGGCGCGAGTCACCCAAGTGAAAACAATTCAGCCAGGCACAGGAGTCAGCTACAGTCACAAGTTCGTTGCTGAGCGAGAAATGACGATTGCAGTGGTGGGGATTGGCTATGCCGATGGGGTGCCCCGCAATCTGTCTAATCAACTCA
This region of Trichocoleus desertorum NBK24 genomic DNA includes:
- the sixA gene encoding phosphohistidine phosphatase SixA encodes the protein MSDLYFIRHGIAAERGTYAHDDDRPLTEEGRRKTRQVAKRLVELKLQFDLILTSPLVRAHQTAEILQSEGLSSQLEVSDYLAPNGSLEAWLIWFDEWQRSHPNARLAIVGHQPDLGNWVETLVWGQARDGLVLKKAGVIGLTIPGSGQAIANSSLFWLSPPKFLL
- the alr gene encoding alanine racemase — encoded protein: MLGWEPSLRTTSLQREVPREPLCERAWVEVDLNALAHNIRQIKGLLAPKTSLMAVVKADAYGHGAVTVAETVLQHGATWLGVATIPEGIALREAGIAAPILVLGATYTPEQIRAIAHWQLQPTLGSPKQALVFSETLSDMSQPPLLPVHIKLDTGMSRLGTPWQQAIAFVQLVERLPHLKIASIYSHLATADSPDPTIMRLQQERFEAAIAQLQATGIALPRLHLANSAATLTDANLHYDLVRVGLAMYGLYPAPHLQPVVDLKPALQVKARVTQVKTIQPGTGVSYSHKFVAEREMTIAVVGIGYADGVPRNLSNQLTGLIRGRRVRQLGAVTMDQLMIDVTDIPHLEAGEVVTLLGQDGRDRITADDWATTLGTISWEILCGFKHRLPRIAVGQSYSSEQQLLS
- a CDS encoding HNH endonuclease, with translation MSKVLVLNASYEPLNITSWRRAIVLLLKGKAEQVEHNGKCVYSDFPLPTVIRLRHYVRVPYKEIPLTRRNILHRDSHSCQYCGYSGDDLTLDHVIPRSRGGGDSWENIVTACVRCNVKKGNRTPKEANMPLEYPPRKPHSGLYFEVTKHVKNGGHQEWRKYVIGI
- a CDS encoding adenylate/guanylate cyclase domain-containing protein, with translation MKLRQRTLLMISVALLGLVGVFYTSSSTILLSSFAKLEAEDTQRNVERASDAFSEEIAKLNFTVHDWAEWNDTYEFIQDGNSTYRTTNLNTATIARLKINLMLYAQPSGKPIFGKSFDSQTQQLKEIPPSIQAYLANHPSLLQPPSSTNQLAGVVLLPEGPMLVASSLILTGEGKGPAQGTLLMGRYLDSTTVERLASITHLALSVYRIDDPQLPLDFVAAKTHLTRQFQPRSQIASPAPPIISRTASESDRIFVHPLNREAIAGYTLINDLNGKPAVLLRVELPRRIYQQGQASQRYLFLTLLVIGLGFGSGTLLLLERLVLRRLAHLIREVSKITTCGDFSLRVAALGSDELSSLGAAINQMLEALGKSQRQLRHSQESYRSVVDHVKEVIFQIDGAGLWQFLNPAWDKITGFALEESLGKPFLSYIHPEDRPHHRQQFQRLMTQEATDYRAEVRLVSKDSKLCWMELESQLTLDAKGRVLGVSGTLYDITKRKQAATAVQLLQNVTQAISEAEDFATALKVALTKVCEATDWDYGEAWVLTPERAGLELSPAWYSNSAVMEDFRYLSEAFTFPLGTGLPGRVWLSKEPEWIQDVSQEAHHHFMRVHIALEVGLRAGFGVPITADSEVLAILVFFMFEAREEDRSLVELVSAVATQLGSVMQRKRAEEALRLAEEKYRSIFENSLEGIFQTAPNGSYLSANPALAKIYGYSSPEDLIANLTNAEQLYIEPDRRSEFILALEAEGVVSRFESEVIRRDGNQIWISETARAVHDAKGQLLYYEGTVADITDRKRFESALRLQQAKSEELLLNILPQAIAEKLKQSPGAIADSFPSVTVLFADIVNFTQLAARMSPTELVNLLNQIFSAFDRLAERHGLEKIKTIGDAYMAVGGVPLPRQDHAEAMAEMALDMQTAIAQLNLEQEEIFPIRIGINTGPVVAGVIGIKKFIYDLWGDTVNIASRMESEGIAGCIQVTASTYQCLKDKYLFIERGEIPIKGRGAMKTYLLMGRKAVSEIEAA
- a CDS encoding bifunctional oligoribonuclease/PAP phosphatase NrnA, translated to MEAKSVEHPVVEYPEVRSTPNVSDRQVHRSFDSKPDQKVEALRQTLERHQGERQLIILQDFPDPDALSSAWAYKLIAEQYNIQCEIVYAGTLSHQENIALVKLTNLPVQRWTAQSTRTKDLSAYQGCALIDNQGTTSQLLSLVQQAGIPVTVVIDHHSMQGGLNPEFCDIRPHTRATATICAHYLQAGLLTLDSSISQHVKCATALMHGLRSDTNTLMQAQEEDFLAAAYLSRFYDTQLLNAVLQSARSKRVMDVIERSLRNRIVQNNFSIAGVGYLRYDDRDAIPQAADFLVTEENVHTAVVYGIVHDEDEELEVVIGSLRTSKITLDPDEFIKEAFGQDAQGRFFGGGRFTAGGFEIPMGFLSGFNENAEYAKMKWEVFDAQIKQKLLRLVNPEDTFI
- a CDS encoding citrate synthase; amino-acid sequence: MSICEYRPGLENIPATQSSISYVDGQRGVLEYRGIRIEELAEKSTFLETAYLLIWGELPTQAELTAFQDEIQYHRRVKFRVRDMMKCFPESGHPMDALQASAAALGLFYSRRDLHNPAYIRAAAVRLLAKIPTMVAAFQLIRKGNDPVQPRDDLGYAANFLYMLNEQEPDPLAARVFDVCLTLHAEHTINASTFSAMVTASTLTDPYAVIASAVGTLAGPLHGGANEEVVAMLEGIGSVANVRPYLDDLLERKAKIMGFGHRVYKVKDPRATILQNLAEQLFEKFGRDKYYDIAIELEQAVAEKLAHKGIYPNVDFYSGLVYSKLGIPTDLFTPVFAISRVAGWLAHWKEQLAENRIFRPTQIYTGTHEAPYVPIEKR